The genomic stretch CTTAGCAGGGATTACAAATGACTGCGCATCCGGACAATCTACTTTGACGCCAAAGCGCGCCATGAGCTTGAGTGTGATGTCGATATAAGGGCGAGATATCAATTCACCAATCACTTCAATCCTAACGGGCTCTTTTGCTACCAAAGGCAAAGCCATCAACAAGGCTGTCAAGAATTGACTAGAGACATCACCGCGCACCTTGACAACATCCTTGATCTCAATATCCGCAGCAAGAATCTTGATCGGTGGATAGCCTTCTTGTAATTCGTAATCAATCTTTGCGCCGACTTGTCGTAATCCATCCACTAGATCCCGAATAGGACGCTCATGCATCCTTGGAACGCCAGATAAACGATAGTTGCCACCTTGCATTGCAAGTGCTGCTGTGAGCGGACGAATTGCCGTTCCCGCATTACCCATAAAAAGATCTGCGTTTTGTATGGGGAACTTACCACCGCAACCTTCAACCACACAAACTTTGTCGGCATGATCGATTACCGATAGGCCTAACTGGCGAAGCGCATTACGCATCACTTGCGTATCGTCAGCATCTAGTAAATTTTTAAGAATTGTCGTGCCTTTAGAAAGCGCTGCCAATAACAAGGCGCGATTCGAAATACTCTTAGAGCCTGGCAACACAATCGAGCCTTGAGCTCGCTTAAATGGACCAATCTGGATATCAGGCAAACCACTCATCAAAGTACATCCAAATCTTGACGCGCCTTACTGGCTTTATTAAATAACTTCTCTAAACCAGCACCATCATTTTCAGAAATCAACTTACGCATGTGATTGACGATGAGTAGATATTGATCGAGCTCTTTCAGAACGGCTGTGCGATTACCCAAACAAATGTCGCGCCACATTTCCGGACTTGAAGCGGCGATGCGTGTGAAATCTTTAAAGCCTGCTCCAACATGACTTAGCTTTTGATCAGCATCTTCTGAATTAACCACACTGGCCATTAATGCATAAGACAGAATATGTGGCAGATGAGAAACCGCTGCATAGATCGCATCATGCTGTACACAAGAAATCTTTTTGACAACAGAACCAACTGATTGCCAAAAGCCTTCTATTAAATCCGTATCTTGAGGAGAATTTTCTTGTAGCGGGCAAAGAATTGTTTGTTTACCCACAAATAAATCAGCTTTAG from Polynucleobacter sp. AP-Jannik-300A-C4 encodes the following:
- the aroA gene encoding 3-phosphoshikimate 1-carboxyvinyltransferase encodes the protein MPDIQIGPFKRAQGSIVLPGSKSISNRALLLAALSKGTTILKNLLDADDTQVMRNALRQLGLSVIDHADKVCVVEGCGGKFPIQNADLFMGNAGTAIRPLTAALAMQGGNYRLSGVPRMHERPIRDLVDGLRQVGAKIDYELQEGYPPIKILAADIEIKDVVKVRGDVSSQFLTALLMALPLVAKEPVRIEVIGELISRPYIDITLKLMARFGVKVDCPDAQSFVIPAKTSDAVYQSPGTLSVEGDASSASYFLALGAIGGGPVRVLGVGSESIQGDVAFADALALMGAKISSGEDWIEVAGVKNANGKLNGITIDCTEIPDAAMTLAVAALFSEGPTRLNNIASWRVKETDRIAAMAKELKKVGAIVEEGTDYIVVQAPQSPTDWKSPAEGIDTYDDHRMAMCFSLAAFGPNALQINDPNCVAKTFPTYFAEFAKVVS
- a CDS encoding prephenate dehydrogenase/arogenate dehydrogenase family protein, giving the protein MAIINPSSNYGTVTIVGVGLIGASLGLALKKAGVVNQVLGVGRSAQNLDQALKMGAIDAIVDLVEATKQSDVIVLCVPVAQMRAAFEVIEPHLESRTMLTDAGSTKGDVILAAKEVLGKKACQFVPAHPIAGGAQHGASAAKADLFVGKQTILCPLQENSPQDTDLIEGFWQSVGSVVKKISCVQHDAIYAAVSHLPHILSYALMASVVNSEDADQKLSHVGAGFKDFTRIAASSPEMWRDICLGNRTAVLKELDQYLLIVNHMRKLISENDGAGLEKLFNKASKARQDLDVL